In Calothrix sp. PCC 7507, one DNA window encodes the following:
- a CDS encoding glycosyltransferase family 4 protein, whose amino-acid sequence MSKIKVVMLGPSLYEQGGMGTVESLIVKQTSKKVDFQHICTHEEGTILHRINVYAKALIQFLGKLISNDIDIVHMHVSEKGSVLRKVLLVLLSLLFRKPVIMHTHGCEFHLFYDSLPAYAKRWVSAIFQRCAYVITLSESWNKYYISTCNLATYRVGILYNPVELPVEVPLRVGVEKIRFVFLGRIGERKGAFDLIRAFANLSPEERRRTELTLAGDGEVEQARDLVKTLNLQDVIRIPGWINTQERDQLLRQSDVFILPSYNEGLPVAMLEAMAWELPVITTPVGGIPEIVTHQKHGILVNPGNIEQITKAMQILIKDESLRLAMGKSARQQVAPLSVQNYHNTLLTIYQSLIAGRGNYSGNNPSPTISNL is encoded by the coding sequence ATGAGTAAGATTAAAGTTGTGATGTTAGGTCCTAGCCTCTATGAACAAGGTGGCATGGGGACAGTAGAGAGCTTAATTGTCAAGCAAACTTCTAAAAAAGTAGACTTTCAACACATTTGCACTCATGAAGAAGGGACTATTCTTCATAGAATCAACGTCTATGCAAAGGCATTAATTCAGTTTCTAGGAAAACTTATCAGTAATGATATTGATATCGTACATATGCACGTCTCTGAGAAAGGGAGTGTGCTACGAAAAGTATTGCTAGTACTCCTATCACTTTTATTTCGTAAGCCTGTAATTATGCATACTCATGGCTGCGAATTCCATCTGTTTTATGACAGTTTGCCTGCATATGCAAAACGCTGGGTATCAGCAATTTTTCAGCGTTGTGCTTATGTAATTACCCTATCGGAAAGTTGGAATAAATATTACATCTCTACTTGTAATTTAGCTACATATAGAGTTGGTATTTTGTATAATCCAGTAGAGCTACCAGTGGAAGTTCCCCTGCGCGTGGGAGTTGAGAAAATCCGGTTTGTTTTCCTGGGACGAATTGGTGAACGTAAAGGTGCATTTGATTTGATTCGAGCTTTTGCCAATCTGTCACCAGAGGAGAGAAGACGTACAGAGCTAACATTAGCGGGGGATGGTGAAGTTGAACAAGCCCGTGACTTGGTAAAAACCTTAAACTTGCAAGATGTCATCAGAATACCAGGTTGGATAAATACTCAGGAGCGGGATCAACTTTTACGTCAGTCAGATGTATTTATTCTCCCGTCTTATAATGAAGGACTACCCGTAGCTATGTTAGAAGCAATGGCTTGGGAATTGCCAGTAATTACTACGCCTGTCGGTGGAATTCCGGAGATTGTTACCCACCAGAAGCATGGCATTTTGGTCAATCCAGGCAACATAGAGCAAATAACAAAGGCCATGCAAATTTTGATCAAAGATGAGTCTTTAAGATTAGCGATGGGCAAAAGTGCTAGACAACAAGTTGCTCCGCTCAGTGTTCAGAACTATCACAATACTTTGCTTACTATCTATCAATCCCTGATTGCAGGTAGAGGAAATTACTCAGGAAATAATCCATCTCCTACAATCTCTAATCTTTAA
- a CDS encoding glycosyltransferase family 2 protein, protein MKSKPLVSILINNYNYGHFLKAAIDSALEQTYSHIEVIVVDDGSTDNSREVIASYGDRLIPILKENSGQASAFNVGFAASQGDIICFLDSDDVFIPEKVEHVVDIFAKFPDIGWCFHALKLIDFDQNETIKNNHQGISGRYDLTSYIKKGKLKGKVPFDGTATSGTCFQRSCLQSILPMPEQIKITSDDYIKYVAFGIRPGYILLEELALQRIHTSNAFTLRTDKQQLRAKINILTAYWMRKNFPALSQFANNILAVGISQYRQTEGKQLEVQKIVKQYLESIPLIEKIELYLRAIYYRLKP, encoded by the coding sequence ATGAAAAGCAAACCACTAGTTAGCATTTTGATCAACAACTATAATTATGGTCATTTCCTCAAAGCAGCAATTGACAGCGCTTTAGAGCAGACATATTCCCATATTGAAGTTATCGTTGTGGATGACGGATCAACAGATAACTCTAGAGAGGTAATTGCCAGTTATGGCGATCGCCTGATACCAATTCTCAAAGAAAACAGTGGACAAGCATCAGCATTTAATGTAGGTTTTGCAGCTAGTCAGGGAGATATCATCTGTTTTTTAGACTCTGATGATGTCTTTATTCCAGAAAAAGTGGAACATGTTGTTGATATTTTTGCTAAATTTCCAGACATAGGTTGGTGCTTTCATGCTCTCAAACTCATAGATTTTGATCAAAATGAAACTATCAAAAACAATCACCAAGGTATTTCTGGTCGGTACGATTTAACATCTTATATAAAGAAAGGTAAGCTGAAAGGAAAAGTGCCATTCGATGGAACAGCCACCTCTGGGACTTGCTTCCAAAGATCATGCCTACAATCAATTCTGCCGATGCCAGAGCAAATTAAGATTACAAGTGACGATTACATCAAATATGTCGCTTTCGGTATAAGGCCAGGTTATATCCTCCTTGAAGAATTGGCATTGCAAAGAATTCATACCAGTAACGCATTTACCCTGAGAACAGATAAGCAGCAACTCAGAGCCAAAATCAATATTCTGACAGCCTATTGGATGAGAAAAAACTTTCCTGCCCTATCTCAGTTTGCTAATAACATTTTGGCAGTAGGAATCAGCCAATATCGGCAAACTGAAGGGAAACAATTAGAGGTTCAGAAAATTGTTAAACAATATTTGGAATCAATACCATTAATAGAAAAAATTGAACTTTACTTGAGGGCTATTTACTATCGCCTTAAACCATGA
- a CDS encoding COP23 domain-containing protein yields the protein MSSKLLCCAFLSTLGLSLFLGNSATFAQVVVPTDSTGGSPIPPNGSTVPIDTSTGGIPGSPPIDNVARFSCQTYNGQYTIMYQPQSQPGQYFAWATPAALGGGWNSQLRCQTIANRLETYRPDGLQELQTAVENNENTICVTTEANPTCRIVLTVPRGKDPFVVRNSVFQNLTTADSGQQTLAVNTYANRGRGNDDLFNLSRTLLGSGNSLGTSSTTSRRGLNLQPFLDRRDGGTGSGLKNGVAIRSGSNSQSSNVKKPHNNTPNPKLDPNRFRR from the coding sequence ATGTCATCAAAGCTGCTGTGCTGTGCATTTCTTAGTACTTTAGGCTTATCTTTATTCCTAGGTAATTCCGCAACCTTTGCCCAAGTTGTAGTTCCCACAGACTCAACAGGTGGCTCACCCATCCCACCAAATGGCTCAACAGTCCCCATAGATACATCTACAGGTGGCATTCCCGGTTCACCCCCTATCGACAATGTGGCTCGGTTTTCCTGCCAAACCTACAACGGTCAGTATACCATCATGTATCAGCCACAAAGTCAACCTGGTCAATACTTTGCCTGGGCAACACCTGCAGCTTTGGGTGGCGGTTGGAACTCACAACTGCGCTGTCAAACTATTGCTAATCGCTTAGAAACCTATCGCCCAGATGGGTTACAAGAACTACAAACAGCAGTTGAAAATAACGAGAACACTATCTGCGTCACCACCGAAGCCAACCCCACCTGTCGAATTGTACTGACAGTACCCCGTGGTAAAGACCCCTTTGTAGTCCGCAATAGCGTATTCCAAAACTTGACTACCGCCGACAGCGGACAACAAACTTTAGCTGTCAACACCTATGCAAATCGCGGTAGAGGAAATGACGATCTATTTAATTTAAGTCGCACACTTTTAGGTAGTGGTAATAGCCTAGGAACTTCATCGACAACATCTAGACGCGGACTAAATCTTCAACCTTTCCTTGATCGCAGAGATGGCGGTACTGGTAGCGGATTGAAGAATGGTGTGGCGATTCGTTCCGGTTCCAATAGCCAAAGCAGCAATGTGAAAAAACCCCATAACAATACCCCCAATCCCAAACTCGATCCGAATAGATTCCGTCGCTAA
- the aspS gene encoding aspartate--tRNA ligase produces the protein MRTHYCGELRKKHIGETVTFYGWVDRRRDHGGVIFLDLRDRSGIVQIVSDPQRTPDSYAQAEALRNEYVVEITGRVTKRPEESLNPRLPTGEVEIYADKIELLNAVRKQLPFQVSTADTETVREDLRLKYRYLDLRRDRMAHNLQLRHQVVKAIRRYLEDVEGFIEVETPILTRSTPEGARDYILPSRVNPGEWYALPQSPQLFKQLLMVSGLDRYYQVARCFRDEDLRSDRQPEFTQLDMEMSFMSQEEIIALNEQLVAHIFKTVKGIELNYPFPRLTYAEAMERYGSDKPDTRYGLELVNVSDVLKDSGFKVFRDAIANGGIVKILPIPHGNEAISNVRIKPGGDLFKEASEAGARGLAYIRVREDGEIDTIGAIKDNLSAEQKAEILRRTGAKAGHLLLFGAGDTATVNKTLDRLRQVVAREFGLIDPEKINLLWITDFPMFEWNADEKRLEALHHPFTAPHPDDLSDLKTARAQAYDLVFNGFEVGGGSRRIYQREIQEQVFAAIGLSPEEGQNKFGFLLEAFEYGTPPHGGIAYGVDRLVMLLAGEESIRDVIAFPKTQQARCLLTDAPSGVDTKQLKELHVASTHQPKS, from the coding sequence ATGCGAACTCACTATTGCGGCGAACTCCGAAAAAAACATATTGGAGAAACTGTCACCTTTTACGGATGGGTAGATCGTCGCCGCGATCATGGAGGTGTGATATTTTTAGATTTACGCGATCGCTCTGGCATTGTCCAGATCGTCAGCGATCCGCAACGCACCCCAGATTCCTACGCACAAGCCGAAGCCCTACGTAATGAATACGTCGTTGAAATTACGGGTAGGGTGACAAAACGCCCAGAAGAATCCCTCAATCCCCGCCTACCCACAGGCGAAGTGGAAATCTACGCGGACAAAATTGAGTTGCTAAATGCTGTCCGCAAACAATTACCTTTCCAAGTTTCCACCGCAGACACCGAGACAGTCCGAGAAGACTTAAGATTAAAGTATCGTTATTTGGATTTACGACGCGATCGCATGGCCCATAACTTGCAACTGCGTCATCAAGTCGTCAAAGCCATCCGCCGCTACCTAGAAGATGTAGAAGGTTTCATCGAAGTAGAAACTCCCATTCTCACCCGTTCCACTCCAGAAGGAGCGCGGGATTACATCCTACCCAGTCGCGTCAACCCTGGTGAGTGGTATGCTTTACCCCAATCACCGCAGCTATTTAAACAATTGCTGATGGTATCCGGCTTAGACCGATATTATCAGGTCGCCCGTTGCTTCCGCGATGAAGATTTGCGTTCTGATAGACAACCAGAATTTACTCAGTTGGACATGGAAATGAGTTTCATGTCCCAAGAAGAAATCATCGCCTTGAATGAGCAGTTAGTCGCTCATATCTTCAAAACAGTGAAAGGTATTGAGTTAAACTATCCTTTCCCTCGTCTTACTTACGCCGAAGCGATGGAACGTTACGGTAGCGATAAACCAGATACTCGCTACGGTTTAGAATTAGTCAACGTTTCCGATGTCTTAAAAGATTCCGGCTTCAAAGTCTTTCGTGACGCTATAGCCAACGGTGGTATCGTCAAAATTCTCCCGATTCCACATGGTAACGAAGCCATTTCTAATGTCCGCATCAAACCAGGTGGTGACTTATTCAAAGAAGCCAGCGAAGCAGGTGCTAGAGGTTTAGCTTATATTCGCGTCAGAGAAGATGGCGAAATTGACACCATCGGAGCAATTAAAGACAACCTCAGCGCCGAACAAAAAGCGGAAATTTTACGCCGCACGGGTGCAAAAGCCGGACATTTGCTGCTGTTTGGGGCTGGTGATACTGCTACAGTTAATAAAACTTTAGACAGATTACGGCAAGTTGTAGCTAGGGAATTTGGGTTAATTGATCCAGAAAAAATCAACTTGCTCTGGATTACAGATTTCCCGATGTTTGAGTGGAATGCTGACGAAAAGCGCCTAGAAGCACTGCACCACCCATTTACAGCACCTCATCCTGATGACTTAAGCGATTTAAAAACCGCACGCGCCCAAGCTTATGACTTAGTGTTCAACGGCTTTGAAGTTGGCGGTGGTAGTCGGCGCATCTATCAACGAGAAATTCAAGAGCAGGTATTTGCAGCGATTGGTTTGTCTCCAGAAGAAGGACAAAATAAATTCGGCTTTCTCTTGGAAGCATTTGAATATGGTACACCACCTCATGGTGGCATTGCCTACGGTGTAGATCGTTTGGTAATGTTGCTAGCTGGGGAAGAATCCATTCGGGATGTTATAGCTTTTCCAAAAACACAACAAGCCCGTTGTCTATTGACCGATGCACCTTCAGGAGTGGATACAAAGCAGCTCAAAGAGTTACATGTTGCTTCTACGCATCAACCAAAGTCATAG
- a CDS encoding O-antigen ligase: MNPSLDLLERGFTIFVLIFFTRTIACDSLYISPDPTTNGTPEDNPFSALLSLIQIIIYGLTTLLLLARWRGSIKTALQNKVIWALVGLVLISFLWSDFPDESLKKGINAFETSLFGLYMASRYSLKEQLRLIAWALCLVTVFSLLFTLAFPGAAIEIGANAGSWRGPLAQKNLLARLMVLATMTCSLAAFDSHKHRYLLCFGSVIALSLLFLSGSKTGLVVLLTLITLLPLYRSLRWKGTVVIPLVTMIILIIGSFAVIVVSNWEVLLSALGRDPSLSGRTELWQAALEKIFERPWLGYGFQGFWQDGGGAVTVWKTVKYKPPHAHNGYINTALDLGLLGLILFVISIINTYRKAITWLRLNHTFSGLLPILYATFLVMYNQPENTIIEHNSIFWSLFVAVSLSIKPLKNFKKYSIISAT, from the coding sequence ATGAACCCATCACTTGATCTATTAGAAAGAGGATTCACAATTTTTGTTCTGATATTTTTTACACGCACTATAGCCTGCGACAGTTTATATATCAGCCCAGACCCAACTACTAATGGAACTCCTGAGGATAATCCATTTTCTGCTCTTCTATCACTTATCCAGATAATCATATATGGACTGACCACCTTATTGCTTTTAGCTCGCTGGAGAGGTTCTATTAAAACCGCATTGCAAAACAAAGTAATTTGGGCGTTAGTAGGGCTTGTCCTCATCAGCTTTCTTTGGTCTGATTTTCCTGATGAATCCTTAAAAAAAGGGATTAACGCATTTGAGACAAGTTTGTTTGGTCTTTATATGGCTTCGCGTTATAGCTTAAAAGAACAGCTACGATTGATTGCTTGGGCCTTATGTCTTGTTACAGTCTTTTCGCTATTGTTCACATTGGCATTTCCCGGAGCAGCAATTGAAATAGGTGCCAATGCAGGTTCCTGGCGTGGTCCACTCGCGCAAAAAAATCTGCTAGCTCGTTTAATGGTTTTGGCGACAATGACTTGCTCACTAGCGGCTTTTGATAGTCATAAGCACCGCTATTTGCTCTGTTTTGGCAGTGTAATTGCTCTTAGTTTACTGTTTCTCTCAGGCTCTAAGACGGGTCTAGTAGTATTGTTGACATTGATTACGCTTTTACCACTATACAGATCTCTCCGATGGAAAGGCACAGTTGTGATCCCATTGGTCACTATGATCATCCTGATTATCGGCAGCTTTGCTGTAATTGTAGTGAGTAACTGGGAAGTTTTGCTATCAGCATTAGGACGAGATCCTTCTTTAAGTGGTCGTACAGAACTTTGGCAAGCTGCTTTGGAAAAAATCTTTGAACGCCCCTGGTTGGGGTATGGATTTCAAGGATTTTGGCAGGATGGTGGTGGTGCAGTTACTGTTTGGAAAACAGTCAAATATAAACCTCCTCATGCACATAATGGGTATATAAATACAGCACTTGACCTGGGATTACTAGGTTTAATATTATTTGTTATCAGTATTATAAATACCTATAGAAAAGCTATTACTTGGCTGAGGTTAAATCACACATTTTCTGGACTGCTACCAATTTTATATGCAACTTTCTTAGTGATGTATAACCAACCTGAAAATACAATTATTGAACATAACTCTATTTTTTGGTCTTTATTTGTTGCAGTTTCTTTATCTATTAAGCCATTAAAAAACTTCAAAAAATATTCAATAATATCAGCTACTTAG
- a CDS encoding polysaccharide biosynthesis tyrosine autokinase yields MEPIPNNIEEIDFQKYLLILQRRWIPAVGIFGVVVTLVSLYAFSLKPSYKAEGSLLIRTNRTASLTGLGETIGRVESLVNTNSPSDTQAKIVTSVPVLQETITALKLKDKQGKPVKIRDLSKQLKVESSKGTDILQVSYTDKNPTLAAKVVNKVIEAYIRNNIEANRAEAVSARKFILQQLPATESSVRRAEFALRQFKEENKIISLQEEASTTVKQISTLEEQIYQTQARLVEVTARAQKLQNQASINSQETVSLASLSQTPGIQQVLTQLQEAQSQLAIEQTRLQPTHPTIINLEAKVAVLKGLLKERLQEGVGSSQPVSQGNLQVGKLREGLIADFAHAEAERVGLAQQTTTLYHNWNIYKQRANTLPKLEQTQRQLERKLKASQTTYEALLSRLQEVQVAENQNIGNARVISPALIPDAPAASQKTMLLVGGGVVGAMLGIIAAFTLDLIDRSVKTVKEARELFQYTLLGVIPSVNRNGKHNSLRPGVEQSIPSVIGRDIPHFPVGDAYQMLQANLRFLSSDQELKAIVVTSSVAKEGKSQVAANLAVAIAQLGRRVLLVDADMRHPVQHHIWGMINAVGLSNVMVDQVGLDVAIQEVMPNLYVLPSGVLPPNPVALLDSQRMAALVGSFAKHYDFVIFDAPALAGTVDAAVLGKLADGILLVVRPGVVNSSSANAAKDFLKHSGQQVLGMVINGVNTKLEPDSYFYYTKEQMGQNFVPHNSLPSRHLSSVAAEHTKSLNKSYRKE; encoded by the coding sequence ATGGAGCCGATCCCAAACAATATTGAAGAGATAGATTTTCAAAAATACCTACTTATTTTGCAACGACGCTGGATACCTGCGGTGGGGATTTTTGGAGTAGTTGTTACGCTTGTATCCTTGTATGCATTTTCATTGAAACCTTCTTATAAGGCGGAAGGAAGTTTGTTGATTCGGACTAATCGTACCGCCTCACTCACAGGTTTAGGAGAAACGATAGGACGTGTGGAATCTTTAGTAAATACAAACAGTCCATCAGATACTCAAGCCAAGATAGTTACATCTGTTCCAGTTCTTCAAGAAACCATTACAGCGCTGAAACTCAAAGATAAACAAGGCAAACCCGTTAAAATTCGGGACTTGAGTAAACAACTGAAAGTAGAAAGTTCCAAAGGGACGGATATACTGCAAGTCTCTTACACTGACAAAAACCCAACGTTGGCGGCGAAAGTTGTCAACAAGGTGATTGAGGCTTACATCCGTAATAACATTGAGGCGAATCGTGCCGAAGCAGTCTCAGCTCGCAAATTTATTTTGCAACAACTGCCCGCAACAGAATCATCTGTGAGAAGAGCAGAATTCGCGCTGCGTCAATTCAAAGAAGAAAATAAAATAATCTCCCTCCAAGAAGAAGCAAGTACAACAGTCAAGCAAATTTCTACTTTAGAAGAACAAATATATCAAACTCAAGCAAGGTTAGTTGAAGTCACTGCACGCGCACAAAAGTTACAAAATCAGGCCAGTATCAATTCACAAGAAACTGTTTCCCTAGCCTCCTTAAGTCAAACACCCGGAATCCAGCAGGTATTGACTCAACTCCAAGAAGCGCAAAGTCAGCTGGCGATTGAACAAACCCGTTTGCAACCAACGCATCCTACTATCATCAACTTAGAAGCAAAAGTAGCTGTTCTTAAAGGTCTACTCAAAGAGCGGTTACAAGAAGGAGTTGGTAGCAGTCAGCCAGTTTCTCAAGGAAATTTACAGGTTGGAAAGCTGCGAGAAGGTCTGATTGCAGATTTTGCTCACGCGGAGGCAGAACGGGTTGGTTTAGCTCAACAAACGACCACGCTATATCATAACTGGAATATCTACAAACAACGAGCAAATACTTTACCCAAACTTGAACAAACCCAGAGGCAACTTGAGCGAAAGCTAAAAGCATCTCAAACAACTTATGAAGCACTATTGTCGAGACTGCAAGAGGTGCAAGTAGCAGAGAATCAAAATATTGGCAATGCTCGTGTGATTTCCCCAGCTTTGATTCCTGATGCACCAGCTGCTTCCCAAAAAACTATGCTTTTAGTGGGTGGCGGAGTCGTCGGTGCAATGCTGGGTATAATTGCGGCCTTCACTTTAGACCTGATTGATCGCTCAGTTAAAACGGTTAAAGAAGCTAGGGAGTTGTTCCAATACACTTTATTAGGAGTAATTCCTTCAGTTAACAGAAATGGTAAACATAATTCTTTGCGCCCTGGAGTAGAACAATCGATTCCCAGTGTGATTGGGAGAGATATTCCGCACTTTCCTGTTGGTGATGCCTATCAAATGCTCCAAGCCAACTTAAGGTTTCTGAGTTCAGATCAGGAGCTAAAAGCGATCGTCGTTACTAGTTCTGTAGCCAAAGAAGGTAAATCTCAGGTAGCGGCAAATCTTGCTGTGGCGATCGCTCAATTAGGCCGTAGGGTGCTGCTAGTGGATGCAGATATGCGTCATCCAGTCCAGCATCATATCTGGGGAATGATCAATGCAGTAGGTCTCTCAAATGTCATGGTTGATCAAGTTGGACTTGATGTAGCCATACAAGAAGTTATGCCCAACCTCTACGTTCTTCCGTCGGGAGTTTTACCCCCTAACCCAGTGGCCTTACTCGATTCCCAGCGAATGGCTGCACTAGTCGGATCTTTTGCCAAACACTATGATTTTGTAATTTTTGATGCCCCAGCCCTAGCAGGAACAGTTGATGCTGCGGTTTTAGGTAAACTGGCTGACGGTATTTTACTAGTGGTTCGTCCTGGAGTAGTTAATTCCTCTAGTGCTAATGCTGCTAAAGATTTTCTCAAGCATTCAGGTCAACAAGTCTTGGGTATGGTAATTAACGGCGTGAATACCAAGCTTGAGCCAGATAGTTATTTTTACTACACGAAAGAACAGATGGGACAAAATTTTGTGCCTCACAATTCGTTACCTTCAAGACATCTTTCTTCTGTGGCTGCAGAACATACCAAATCCCTAAATAAAAGCTACAGAAAAGAGTGA
- a CDS encoding glycosyltransferase, which yields MTDLAIFLMDLRGGGAERVMLNLAEGFAKRGLKVDLILVQAMGDYLSQIPPNVRVIKLGSGRLVASLPALVNYLKKQRPTTLLSALEDTNIIAILGKQIAGVSTQVIVTVHNNLSQEARNSKQLKRRIIPYLIRWFYPWADAVVGVSQGVVDDLIRFGSPVDRTYVIYNPIVTQKLLEKIQEPLNHSWFLANQPPVILGVGRLDRQKDFSTLIHAFSQVRQQYPLRLIILGEGNERANLEALVDELGLTEDVILPGFVPNPYAYMACATLLVLSSVWEGFGNVLVEAMAAGTHVVSTDCESGPAEILANGEYGKLVHVGDVEGMAKAIAESITEPPDQDRLKTYANKFSLENALMQYEKLLASK from the coding sequence ATGACTGACTTAGCAATTTTTTTAATGGATCTGCGCGGAGGTGGTGCAGAACGGGTAATGCTGAATTTAGCAGAGGGATTTGCCAAACGGGGACTCAAGGTAGATTTGATTTTAGTTCAAGCAATGGGAGACTACCTTAGCCAAATTCCTCCAAATGTTAGAGTTATTAAGCTAGGCAGCGGTCGTCTAGTTGCCAGCTTACCTGCATTAGTTAATTACTTAAAAAAACAACGGCCAACTACTCTGCTTTCGGCATTGGAAGATACTAACATTATCGCGATTTTAGGAAAGCAGATAGCGGGTGTATCTACACAGGTAATTGTTACTGTACATAATAATCTTTCACAGGAAGCTCGAAATTCAAAGCAACTTAAGCGCCGTATTATTCCTTATCTGATTCGCTGGTTCTACCCTTGGGCTGATGCCGTTGTTGGTGTGTCTCAAGGAGTAGTTGATGATTTGATCCGCTTTGGATCTCCTGTAGACCGTACTTATGTTATTTATAATCCAATTGTTACTCAAAAATTATTAGAAAAAATTCAGGAACCTCTCAATCATTCTTGGTTTTTAGCAAATCAACCACCCGTGATTTTGGGAGTTGGACGCTTGGATAGACAAAAAGATTTCTCCACATTAATTCATGCATTCTCTCAAGTTCGACAGCAATATCCACTGCGGCTGATCATTTTGGGCGAAGGTAACGAACGTGCTAATTTAGAAGCCTTAGTTGATGAACTTGGTCTAACGGAGGATGTGATTTTACCTGGATTTGTACCCAACCCATATGCTTATATGGCGTGTGCTACATTATTGGTGCTTTCATCAGTGTGGGAGGGATTTGGTAATGTCTTGGTAGAGGCAATGGCAGCGGGAACACATGTTGTGTCTACTGATTGTGAAAGCGGACCGGCAGAAATTCTAGCCAATGGTGAATATGGAAAACTTGTGCATGTTGGAGATGTTGAAGGGATGGCAAAGGCCATAGCTGAGTCCATAACTGAACCTCCAGACCAAGACAGGCTAAAAACCTATGCCAATAAATTTTCGCTCGAAAATGCCCTAATGCAATATGAGAAACTATTAGCAAGTAAATAG
- a CDS encoding oligosaccharide flippase family protein, with protein sequence MSGGLYLALRQSIGMVISLGGVLLLTRLIGPEKYGLYAATFGIFWYLQTVCQLGIEIYLVRHEGEEKLQIYHQGFTLLLLLGIGGMGISLLSIPLIQSWVRLPGFSAIAQVMFLGLPLVLLGQVPAARLERNLDYRKVALIELANQIIFYLIALPLAFQGWGVWAPVMGWWFQQVQSTGLLYWASRYSPRLYWNPSLVKQMLAYSLGFSTSIWIWYARSLVNPLLVGRFAGAEAVGFVAIAIRLVEVLGFVKAATWRLAIATLAKFQGDQYRLLNAVTEGMGLQILALGPLLVAFAWVAPYLMPLLFGDQWSPVIAIFPFIALGNLTNALFNMHSSTLYVLQRNWEVTIFHLVHVTLFVGATALLVPHLGLVGYGWAEIVALLSYGVIHLYLVRSVGNPVYDMPGLWWAALAAALFVHPLGWWTSLGLVAVICLPATHCKLREYVKSIRG encoded by the coding sequence ATGAGTGGAGGTTTATACCTAGCCCTGCGTCAAAGCATTGGTATGGTTATTAGCCTCGGCGGAGTCTTGCTGCTCACGCGCCTCATTGGGCCAGAAAAGTATGGTCTTTATGCTGCAACATTTGGTATTTTCTGGTATCTTCAAACCGTTTGCCAGTTAGGAATTGAAATTTATTTAGTTCGGCATGAGGGGGAAGAAAAACTACAGATTTACCATCAAGGATTTACATTATTATTGCTACTCGGAATAGGAGGAATGGGAATTTCTCTTTTAAGTATTCCTCTAATCCAAAGCTGGGTACGCTTACCAGGATTCAGTGCGATCGCTCAAGTTATGTTTTTGGGTCTGCCACTAGTCTTGCTGGGACAAGTTCCTGCCGCACGGTTGGAACGAAACTTAGACTATAGAAAAGTAGCTCTTATTGAACTGGCAAATCAGATCATCTTCTATCTAATAGCATTACCTCTGGCCTTTCAAGGATGGGGAGTTTGGGCACCTGTCATGGGCTGGTGGTTTCAACAGGTTCAGTCTACAGGATTACTCTACTGGGCATCTAGATATAGCCCTCGCTTATACTGGAATCCTAGTTTAGTTAAACAGATGCTCGCTTATAGTCTGGGCTTTTCCACCTCAATCTGGATTTGGTATGCACGGTCTCTAGTCAATCCTTTACTAGTTGGACGCTTTGCGGGAGCAGAAGCAGTAGGATTTGTCGCCATTGCCATCCGATTAGTTGAAGTACTTGGTTTTGTCAAAGCAGCGACTTGGCGGTTAGCGATCGCTACTTTAGCCAAATTCCAGGGAGATCAATATCGCCTCCTCAATGCTGTAACCGAAGGTATGGGATTACAAATCCTCGCCCTAGGTCCCTTGCTCGTTGCATTCGCCTGGGTTGCACCTTATTTAATGCCGTTGCTGTTTGGTGACCAATGGTCGCCTGTGATTGCTATCTTTCCGTTTATTGCCCTAGGAAATTTGACTAATGCCCTATTCAATATGCACTCTTCAACTTTATATGTCCTACAGCGAAACTGGGAAGTGACGATTTTTCACCTAGTGCATGTGACATTGTTTGTTGGAGCTACTGCTTTGTTAGTGCCACATCTGGGTTTAGTGGGATATGGTTGGGCTGAAATAGTTGCGCTCTTAAGCTATGGTGTAATTCATTTATATTTAGTCCGGTCAGTAGGCAATCCTGTATATGATATGCCGGGACTTTGGTGGGCAGCACTTGCCGCTGCATTGTTTGTGCATCCATTAGGTTGGTGGACAAGCTTAGGATTAGTCGCGGTTATTTGCCTACCAGCAACTCATTGCAAGCTGAGGGAGTATGTCAAAAGTATTAGAGGCTAA